In Fimbriimonadaceae bacterium, the genomic window CGTGAAGGACGATTGAGTGAATGGAACCGTCCGTGTGCAAATACTCGTCCTCACTGGCGGCCGATAAGCGACCCCAAGCAACCGGCTGGGAGATACCTGCGAGCGATTCTTCCAGTTCACGGAAAGCGACCTCGGCACGAGCTCTTGCCGCTTCAATGAGCGCCACTAAGTGAGTCTACATGCTTGATAGGCATGGAATGGAAGGGAAGGAACGTCTGTCGGAGGTTAAGTGGCGGGAGCATCCGTGCTCCGTCCTCCGTTACCACCAATCCGTGGTGACAGCCACATATGAGTATACGAATTAGGAGCGGAAAACGCAACTCCCTTGGTCGAAACTCGTCGGATTGGGCAGGAACCATCAAATTGGAGCGATAGGCAGGAGTTGTCTCCGCCAGGAAGCGTCAGACGAGTATCATCACTTCATCGATGCGAGTGTTTCACATCGGCGGGGATTACCCATTCACGCCGTTGTACCGCCAGCTCCTTGTCAGCCTGGAGTCTGACCGCGATCTTTGCCAAACAATGTACGTGCCGCTCCCGATAGGCACGCAGAATTACCGCAACAACGATTTGGAGACCGCGCAAAGCTCCGTCATCTACTCGCAAGATTATTCCAAGCTGGACCGATTCACGCTTCGCCGAAAGGTTGGGAAGATTGCCGCTTCCATCATCCGCCAGGTCGACGTTCCCACCTTCGATATCATTCACACCCACTACCTGTTCAGCAACGGCGGCGCTGCACAGCTTCTTTCGGCGCGAACAGGAATTCCCTATATCAGTGCCGTCCGCAATACCGATGTAAATCTCTATCTCAGGCTCGGGTTGCCCTTTCAGCGATATGGCTACGAGATCATGCGCGATGCTTCCGCCGTGGTCTTCCTGTCCCCTGCGTACCGCGATCACGTGCTGGGGCTTGTGAAGCGGTGGGATCCGGGAGGAGAAGTTCGTGCCAAGTCCCATGTGATTCCAAACGGAATCCACCAGTCGTGGCTGGACAACACCGGTGCGGTCAGGGACCGTGTTGATGCCAACGCGGTACGCATCATCTACATCGGTGGCTTGACCCGCAACAAGAACATTGAGCGCACGATCCTCGCGTTGAGGCCACTGCGAGCAAGTGGCCTCAACGCGTCCCTGACCATCATCGGGAAGGGCCCGCAGGAAGAACACTTGCGGAAACTCGCCGCCAAATGCGGAGAGGCCGTCACCTTCATTCCTTTCACATCCGATAGGGACAAGCTCCGCGGCTACATGGCGGAAGCGGATGTGTTCGTAATGGCTTCCCACACCGAGACCTTTGGCTTGGTTTATATTGAATCCCTCAGCCAGGGCCTGCCCATCGTATGGACTCGCGGCGAGGGCATCGACGGCTACTTCCCTGATGGCGACGTGGGTTACGGTGTCAATCCCCGGTCGTTACCGGAGATCGTGGATGCGGTGGCGAAGGTCGCCCAACATCGACAAGCGCTATCGGATCGAGCCGTGTCCGCTGCCAAGGACTTCTCGTGGTCCGAAGTTGCC contains:
- the mshA_1 gene encoding D-inositol-3-phosphate glycosyltransferase, translated to MRVFHIGGDYPFTPLYRQLLVSLESDRDLCQTMYVPLPIGTQNYRNNDLETAQSSVIYSQDYSKLDRFTLRRKVGKIAASIIRQVDVPTFDIIHTHYLFSNGGAAQLLSARTGIPYISAVRNTDVNLYLRLGLPFQRYGYEIMRDASAVVFLSPAYRDHVLGLVKRWDPGGEVRAKSHVIPNGIHQSWLDNTGAVRDRVDANAVRIIYIGGLTRNKNIERTILALRPLRASGLNASLTIIGKGPQEEHLRKLAAKCGEAVTFIPFTSDRDKLRGYMAEADVFVMASHTETFGLVYIESLSQGLPIVWTRGEGIDGYFPDGDVGYGVNPRSLPEIVDAVAKVAQHRQALSDRAVSAAKDFSWSEVASRYHQLYRRLTGLTPVAVPAGSETLAEVDR